A window from Acinonyx jubatus isolate Ajub_Pintada_27869175 chromosome E1, VMU_Ajub_asm_v1.0, whole genome shotgun sequence encodes these proteins:
- the CYGB gene encoding cytoglobin isoform X1: MEKVPGEMEIERRERSEELSEAERKAVQATWARLYANCEDVGVAILVRFFVNFPSAKQYFSQFKHMTEPLEMERSPQLRKHACRVMGALNTVVENLHDPEKVSSVLALVGKAHALKHKVEPVYFKILSGVILEVIAEEFANDFPPETQRAWAKLRGLIYSHVTAAYKEVGWPSGHAALFGAIGPPLSPPPSQAAP, from the exons ATGGAGAAAGTGCCGGGCGAGATGGAGATTGAGCGCAGGGAGCGGAGCGAGGAGCTGTCCGAGGCGGAGAGGAAGGCGGTGCAGGCTACGTGGGCCCGGCTCTATGCCAACTGCGAGGACGTGGGGGTGGCCATCCTGGTGAG GTTCTTCGTGAACTTCCCGTCCGCCAAGCAGTACTTCAGCCAGTTCAAGCACATGACCGAGCCCCTGGAAATGGAGCGGAGCCCCCAGCTGCGGAAACACGCCTGCCGGGTCATGGGGGCCCTCAACACTGTCGTGGAGAACCTACATGACCCCGAGAAGGTATCCTCTGTGCTCGCCCTTGTGGGCAAAGCCCACGCCCTCAAGCATAAGGTGGAGCCCGTGTACTTCAAG atcCTCTCCGGGGTAATTCTGGAAGTGATCGCCGAGGAATTTGCCAATGACTTCCCACCAGAGACGCAGAGAGCCTGGGCCAAGCTGCGTGGCCTCATCTACAGCCATGTGACTGCTGCCTACAAGGAAGTGGGCTGG CCCTCCGGCCACGCTGCCCTCTTCGGGGCCATAGGaccccccctctctcctcccccctcccaggcAGCACCCTGA
- the CYGB gene encoding cytoglobin isoform X2, giving the protein MEKVPGEMEIERRERSEELSEAERKAVQATWARLYANCEDVGVAILVRFFVNFPSAKQYFSQFKHMTEPLEMERSPQLRKHACRVMGALNTVVENLHDPEKVSSVLALVGKAHALKHKVEPVYFKILSGVILEVIAEEFANDFPPETQRAWAKLRGLIYSHVTAAYKEVGWVQQVPNATTPPATLPSSGP; this is encoded by the exons ATGGAGAAAGTGCCGGGCGAGATGGAGATTGAGCGCAGGGAGCGGAGCGAGGAGCTGTCCGAGGCGGAGAGGAAGGCGGTGCAGGCTACGTGGGCCCGGCTCTATGCCAACTGCGAGGACGTGGGGGTGGCCATCCTGGTGAG GTTCTTCGTGAACTTCCCGTCCGCCAAGCAGTACTTCAGCCAGTTCAAGCACATGACCGAGCCCCTGGAAATGGAGCGGAGCCCCCAGCTGCGGAAACACGCCTGCCGGGTCATGGGGGCCCTCAACACTGTCGTGGAGAACCTACATGACCCCGAGAAGGTATCCTCTGTGCTCGCCCTTGTGGGCAAAGCCCACGCCCTCAAGCATAAGGTGGAGCCCGTGTACTTCAAG atcCTCTCCGGGGTAATTCTGGAAGTGATCGCCGAGGAATTTGCCAATGACTTCCCACCAGAGACGCAGAGAGCCTGGGCCAAGCTGCGTGGCCTCATCTACAGCCATGTGACTGCTGCCTACAAGGAAGTGGGCTGGGTACAGCAGGTCCCCAACGCCACCAC CCCTCCGGCCACGCTGCCCTCTTCGGGGCCATAG
- the CYGB gene encoding cytoglobin isoform X3, producing MEKVPGEMEIERRERSEELSEAERKAVQATWARLYANCEDVGVAILVRFFVNFPSAKQYFSQFKHMTEPLEMERSPQLRKHACRVMGALNTVVENLHDPEKVSSVLALVGKAHALKHKVEPVYFKILSGVILEVIAEEFANDFPPETQRAWAKLRGLIYSHVTAAYKEVGWVQQVPNATT from the exons ATGGAGAAAGTGCCGGGCGAGATGGAGATTGAGCGCAGGGAGCGGAGCGAGGAGCTGTCCGAGGCGGAGAGGAAGGCGGTGCAGGCTACGTGGGCCCGGCTCTATGCCAACTGCGAGGACGTGGGGGTGGCCATCCTGGTGAG GTTCTTCGTGAACTTCCCGTCCGCCAAGCAGTACTTCAGCCAGTTCAAGCACATGACCGAGCCCCTGGAAATGGAGCGGAGCCCCCAGCTGCGGAAACACGCCTGCCGGGTCATGGGGGCCCTCAACACTGTCGTGGAGAACCTACATGACCCCGAGAAGGTATCCTCTGTGCTCGCCCTTGTGGGCAAAGCCCACGCCCTCAAGCATAAGGTGGAGCCCGTGTACTTCAAG atcCTCTCCGGGGTAATTCTGGAAGTGATCGCCGAGGAATTTGCCAATGACTTCCCACCAGAGACGCAGAGAGCCTGGGCCAAGCTGCGTGGCCTCATCTACAGCCATGTGACTGCTGCCTACAAGGAAGTGGGCTGGGTACAGCAGGTCCCCAACGCCACCACgtga